The DNA window TTGCACCCATCAGGCTGTTTCCAGGGGAAACCAGAAGGAACACCCAACTGAATGCAACCCCAATAGCAGAATCAAATCAACTAGATTGCTTTCGTTCTAAGCAtttaggttttggtttttcaATTTAAAACTGCTAATTTGGTGGTTTAACTTTGTGGTTGTGTAAGCCACTAATTGTTGGCCTACTGTTGTTTGCCAGTGTGTAGCAGTAAATAACTTACACACCTACTAAGTTCACACAAGGCAGGTAATCTAAACACTGTGAAGTGTCGGGGGACTGTCACATGGATAGTGTTCTTAAAACTCCTGTCGTCTGGGTGACGCAGAGATTTCCCCAATTAAAATAGAAAGTGTTTTCTATTCACATCTCCTACCAATAGGAAAGAGACACAGTATTGTATCGGCCTTTAAATTTGGGAAGTAACATATACTGTATGTGAGGGTGCTATTTCAAATCTTCTATATTGTGACTATAAAGATGAGTCATTTTCAGAAGGATCCACTGACaaaggcaaagcaggaaagaatcaaGTCCTTTTGGGGTGAAAGTGAACGTCACCTGAGCAGTCAAGCAACTGCGAGCTAAGAGCTGAGTGTGGGGGGATCAAGCACGATTCCCAGGTTATTCTGTCACAGTCTCCTGTAGTTCTCTTACTTGTAGCCTGAGATGCCGTAACAATGGCCTGCATTTTATCAGGACATTACGAGCCCATAGATGAAGAAATTTCTGGAAACTATTCTCCATCTTTAGGTCATTTGCGAGCCTGACATGACAGGACTTTAGCTCACATTACCTGAGGACATTTCTGAACTCCTACCTACCAATATTTCCTTCTGATGCTGAGGTAGCAAAGACTGTGTGACATGATGGGAACCTAAATACACCCAGTGGTTTACCCACAAAGCTCACTTCCTGACCTGAATGCCCCCATGGTCAATTTGGACTTTTCCCACTGCTGCAGAAAGTGTCCAGTGACATGGTCAGACAGTACTGCAAATGGCTCACAGTGTGGTGAACTTTGGCCACTGAGAAAGAGAAGCCAATGGCTGCATTTTCCCCCTTCATGGCTATTTACAgattggaaaagaacaaaacagtctCTCTTAGAAGGGAGATCAAGAAATTCACTGTGCGGGTAGATACACTCCAGCTAAGAGTAGAGACAAGCAAGGGCTGGGGTTTGGACATTGTATGGAAAAGGAAGCAGGAGGTTTGGTGAGAGTAGGAAGGCCAAAGAGAGAACAGCTagaatgaggagaaaggaaagagcaaggaataggaaaagaataagaaagaatattAGCGATCAAGAGTGAACATTAATGGCTTACACTCAAAAAGTGAAAGACTGAACGCCTACAGTACCAATTTTTCCAAGGCATGAGCTACAAGTAAACTTTCCACCAATTTCTCCAGAAATCAGCAGAtatgcaattaaaaagaaaagcagtgaacCCCAGTGGTACCATTGAATCAGCTATTTTCCAATCAAATAGAACTTTCAAAGGAGTAGAATGAAAATTCAATAAACCCCCTCCCAAACTGATATTTAAGGTATGtgttacattaaatatttaatatctttatatatttaaactcaTGACTCCTTTGAACCGGATATCAATCATACACAATTCTTTCTGTTTACTGATATGCTTTGGATTAGTGATATGGTCCTAACTGCAACAATtgactggtttttaaatttagttaatcaacaaaaaattaaaaatttttaacactttgaaAACATCACTGTTAGTTCTCTATTGTGGTTCTGAATATGGAAGGATACCATGGGAGAAAGGCTTTCCCCAAGGGGATTAACAGTTTGCATCAGTCTCTTTGAATAGACCTAATAAGAAGTAGTGAAAGAAGCTTTCCTTGCCAAAGATACTGTGAAATGGCAGGTTTCAGCAGGTGAGATCAGAACCAGGAATGAGGAAGATCTGACTTTTTCTAGCCCTTGAATTTTGGAGGTCAGAGATTTCTGATACTAATCATCACAAAGCAATTCCTAAGGCATTATGCTCCTATGGATTGCTGTACCCAAGTTATCTCAGAAGAgatacaaacataaaacaaaattcaagccCTGGACTATAATggtgggttgtttttcttctataattgACATAAAAAGGGTTATGGAAAAggggaattaaataaaattgctgTATTTTGAATACTTGTAAGATATGTGCAAGACACTGTTCTCAGAAATCAGGGGAGAACAAAATTATTAAGATTAagataatcagaaaataaaggtCATCTCCAAATGATTATAAGTTGTATAAATTTATAATCCTGTATAAATTATAGTAACATGATTGTGAAAAAGAATATAacaataatttcaaaagaaattgagGCACTGTCATGTTTGAAATGCTcagaaggaagagcaagaaatTCTTTGAGATGAATCTTGACTCAAAGAGAAATAAGGGTTCTTCTAGGACCATATTGACTGAACAAGAGAAGGATAATACCCAAGCTTGTGTTTCTTCTAAAATgccagtttctttaaaaagcaaaccgAGCTACATAACTCACAGTTACCAAAAACTATTATTGAGTCCTTAAATGGAAGGGCTCTCTCCAGGGGaaaatagttgtttttgttttgttggcttgtttttgttttttaattcagaaagaaTAACAAAGGAGATTGAACATGTAAAATCAAGGGGGTAATCTTGAGTCTGAATCTGAATTATTATGCTATTAAGATTTTTTGTCATTATTGTGCTTATCATTATGTTGTGCTAAGAGAAGACCGGCCTGTAATGACTACTCTGTTAGCTCTGCTACACAGACTTGAGGAAGGACAGCCTTGTAGTCTCCCAAAAGCTTGAAGAAACAGGCACAATGTTGCTGCAGAGACAGTTGAGAGCACAGAGTTAGGTAGAAGCCAAAAGTGNNNNNNNNNNNNNNNNNNNNNNNNNNNNNNNNNNNNNNNNNNNNNNNNNNNNNNNNNNNNNNNNNNNNNNNNNNNNNNNNNNNNNNNNNNNNNNNNNNNNCACCTAGGGGGTTCAGTCAATTGGTTAGaggctgactcttaatttcggatcaggtcatgatctcagggttagtagGCTGGAGCCCCCAAgtggatctgcactgacagtgtggagcctgcttgagattccctgtctccctctctttctctgcctcccctccccttatcttcctctcataaataaacaaattacttacttacttatataataaattaattaattaatctactATGGCAAAGTAATTCCCAGGGAATCCTCAAACACTGAGTCTAAACTAGAGAACTTACCCCCAGGTTTCATTTCCCCTCCTTTCAAGTCCAACACATCTTAATCTGTATCTAGaagtttcttttattgctttatcttcttttattttcctttattttttacttcattattttatttttattgtattccttTTATTAGGGTTTCTTGACTATTCAAACTGACAAAACTGAATTTGTTTCATAGTAGAAATGACTCTTCATATGACAGAGAATAATGAAATTGAAACTTTCTCATTTCACAAACAGGACACTAGAAGCCCCTGAAACTAAATGACTCTTCTAGAGTTATAGCACCATTGTCTCAGAATGAGGTTGCTataattttaaccttttttaaaatgcaccCACCACCTCTAGGCTATAAGACCTCAATATCAAATTGGAGACCAAAAATTCATGGACACAAAAATCAGTGTCCTACGAAGTTCCTTCAGATGTCACCCACACTCAACACTTCATTTGAGTGTTCAAGTAGTTGAGTATTCAGAAGGGAAAATATGATACATGTTTTCTGTGACAAAAATAAGGCAGGCTTtccagatatataaatattaccaTATCCTCCAACATGTAGTTGTTTCAAAATTAAGTTGAGCGTCTTATACGTGATTAGAACTAGTAAACTTCGAGAAAcaaacagagttttaaaatctttttaaaaagagagattcttGGTTAGATGTATGGCTTAGAGaatttgctttgtctctctggaCTTGGTTCGTTCATCCGAAGTGAAGGAATGGACTCCGATGGAGGTAAGATGATCAAAATATGGACGCCTCAATTTCCTTACAGATGCATGCCAAGCAGCAGTAAGTACGCATTTTTGCATTTTCAACTCACGATGGTTCTCCATTTATtctgaatcagaaataaaagggttttttgcttgttttcttcttctttcagaTACTTTCATGGCCTCTTGGGAACTGGGCATGATAGACTACTTCcatcaaaaaagtaaacaatgtAACTGAATTCACTTTCTGGGGTCTTTCTCAGAACCTAGAGGTTGAAGAGGTTTTTTTcgtggtgttttctttcttctacatgGTCATTCTTCTGGGAACCCTCCTCATCATGCTGACCGTTTACACGGGCAAGCCTTTCAAGTCTcctatgtatttcttcctcagcTACTTGTCTTTTCTGGATATTTGTTACTCTTCAGTCACAGCTCCTAAGATGATAGTTGACCTATTGGCCAAGAGCAAGACGATCTCCTATATGGGGTGTATGTTGCAGCTTTTTGGGACACATTTCTTTGGTTGCACTGAGATCTTCATCCTTATCATAATGGCCTATGATCGTTATGTGGCGATCTGTAACCCCTACACTACACGACCATCATGGACTGGGACAGATGCAATAAAATGCTGCTGGGGACCTGGATAGGTGGGTTCCTACACTCCATTGTCCAAGTGGCTCTGATAGTCCAGCTACCCTTTTGTGGACCCAATGAGATCGATCACTACTTTTGTGACGTCCACCCTGTGCTGAAACTTGCCTGCACGGACACATATGTTGTTGGTGTTGTTGTGACAGCCAACAGTGACACCATTGCTCTGGGGAGCTTCATTATCTTGATAGTTTCCTATACCATCATCTTGATGTCCCTGAGAAAGCACTCAGCAGAAAGCAGGCACAAGGCCCTCTCCATCAGTGGCTCCCACATTGCTGTGGTCATCATCTTTTTTGCTCCCTGTACTTTCATGTATATGTGCCCTGATACTACCTTTTCAGAGGATAAGATGGTGGCTGTATTTTTACACCATTATCACCcccatgttaattttttaatgtttttatttatttttgatacagagagagactgagcatgagagggggaggggcagagagagaaggagacacagaacaggaagcaggctccaggctctgagcaggctgtcagcacagagccctacgcgggactcgaacccacaaacgtgagatctgacctgagccgaagtcggaggcttaactgactgagccacccaggcgcccctatcaccCCCATGTTAAATCCCCTGATTTATACCCTGAGGAATGCAGAAGTAAAGAATGCAATGAAAAGACTGTGGGGAAGGAATATTTTCTCTGAGGCTAATGGTAAATAGTTGACAGGAATAACTTAAGCCAGATGATCTTAAATGTTCTGATCTGTTCAGTGAAGACTGTAATAACAACATACAGGGGGTTTGGAGGAACAAATGAGGGAATAACATATGCTACACAACTAAGGTATTATTTGTCATCGTAGTTTATTAAACTCACAAGCTCAGCATGATCATACTCAACACTCATATCTTCCTTCTCATTTTGGCCTTTCTGccattttcttaaagaatgaTGAACCTACGCTGACCCTTTAAGTCTGTTTTCAAGCTTTTAGAACTGTGATTGAAAAATATTGAGCACTCAGTATATATGTGTTGCATACACAGAAGTATACATGAAAAATAACAGAGATCTAAGCTACAGTGCTCTGATAGAAGTTTTCCAAAATACAGTGGAAACGAACCTACTGAGGCCACAAGGGGAGATGAGATGTGTGCAGCACATGAATGGTAAAACatgcttgaaaaataaaagacctgtTTTCATCTTCTGCCCTCAGGGGAAAACTTTCCATTCTCTAAGACCCATTTTCTTTAcccaaacaataaacaaattagaGAAAAACTACCTCCAAGATCCCCTTTGTAATTCTAACACCCCATTAATATGCTTCTGCTAACTGGCCAACTGACTTGCCAGTAGCCAGCAGTCCCCATTAATGTCaagtgacaaaaggaaaaaaaaaggaaaaaaaaactatagaaactcAATGACACTAAAGAAAGACATCTGTAATGAGTAGGTGATCTGACTCAATCAACATAGCATATACAATGCTGAAATGTATGGTTTGGAAACTGCATTTCCTCCAATGTTTGAACCAAGAAGCTTTACTGAAAACAGTGAGCCATTCATCACACGTCCCTCCTTCACATCACACAAACTGAGCTTTATTTTCCTATAACAAATGTACACATCACTGAGTATCCCTTTCATTGTTACATTGATTATGCACAATTCTAATTATTCAAGTTACCTGGTAAGTGTATGTGgctgtggagtgtgtgtgtgtgtgtgtggatgtgtgtgtgtgtgtgtgtgtgttatgatgAGAACTGTAcatagtgctttaaaaatatctctgatACTGATACATTCATAAAATTGAAGATAAGAAAGGCAGCACCATAATTAGAAATTGTAATTAGAAACCCTGGCCGTGGGACCACACAAATCCAAGTTTATCGCCCCAGCTTGGAATCTCCATGCACCTCCATTTACTTAGTTTTGATTGATGATTagggcagtgcttctcaaatgtgTTCAATCATGGGAACCACCTTGTGAGATTTTTGAACAGATTACAGAATCTGTGACAAGAGTTTCTAATACGCTAGAACATGGTAAAGGGGTAttcaaaaatctgtatttttaacgaGACATGTTCCTCAGTGGAACATCTGAGGACATAGATTTGGAAACACTGGAGCTAGATGACATTTTATGTTCTTAGAGCACAAGAGGTCTATGAGCCAATAAAATCCAAGGAACTCTACATTTGAACACATGCCCTTgttggtgcctggatggctcagtcggttgggtatctGGCTatggctcagaacatgatcttgcagtctgtgagttcaagccctcattgggccctgtgctgacagctcaatgcctggagcctgcttcagattctgtcttcctctctctctgcccctcctctgctcatactctgtctttctctcctctctcttaaaactaaaataaaagcataaaaaatattgaatatatgcCCCTGTCTATTATGCTTAACAATGCAAAGGGAGCTAAACTTGATCTAAATTTAGGAAACagtggaataaataaacattatccaTTTGAAAATATCCTCCACAATATTCTTTCCTTCATATCTTTGTACTAATAGCATCTTGAATACCAAGCAGTGTTAGTTCTACTGAAGGTCTGACCTCCCTATGATGGAAAAAGCTGTGAGGCTTGTTATTCTCAAAGGCCAAGAAGCAGGATATATTAAAGAGTATTCAGATTTCTACCAGTGACTTTATACATTTATGTCTGTTCACAAAGTTTCCCTGGGTCAATTCCAATCAAAGGAGCTCAGAGAGTCTACTCTTGGTTCCTTGGAAAGAGATGACCAAGAATCACTAGAACCTAGATGCCTCCTACTTCAATAGAGGTGAGTCTGGTTTCTAAGCTGATTTTCTCTCAAAGACATACAACCACAACACTGGCCGCAGAACACTGGAGTTTTGCAGTTTTCATAGCTTTACAACCTTGCTGTTACAGATGACAGATGTGACTTTGAGTAGAGCTTTCATCGATGAAACTAAATGGCAATGCTGCTAATTATACCAGATGGACAAATTAGTTTATGTCATAGTGGAAAATAATAAACGTATGTCCCCTTATGTCTTCTAACCAGTGGTTATACTTCTGTCCCCAAGCAcagcaaaaacattttaaaacatggttcATTGTACTGCTCAACTTAATATgtaaaattacttttcatttctctccatagtttatatttttttttcatttaaacatacCTGAGAAATTAAGACACTTGTCACATGTCACAGCCTCTGGAATTTGCCATTTTTATAATAACTGAGTGGCAATGTTTCATTTGGATAGTGTTTTAAATCTATCCATATCTTACAAAATgaacagttttgttttgaaaaacagtGCAACTTCATCATTTTATCGAAATCTTCAAAATAgtctttatttcacattttggTATTAGAAAAATCCAGAAGTTAAGTGCATCACagtgaaaagagagacagacaatgcCAAACTTCTATAACAATCAATGGTAATGACAAACATCACATGTATAGAACATAAACTCACAATTTCACCAAAGACTAAGGTAACATTTCTATTCTATGCATGAGAAAAATAGAGCCACATGAATTACACTGAACCTTCACATAGATCAACTGAACCCCAGCTTTTGCCAAGACACATTAAATGCTTATTGTATCATCAACAAGTATTGCAATGGCTTGTTACACAACATTATTGAGCTGactaagtcaagaaaaaaaatcacatggtcAACCTGAGGAAGTGGGAATTCTGAAACGTACTCCTGAATTAATAATACCTCCAATACATTTAGGGTATGATTCCTTGAAATGAACAGTATAAAATGCCAAGCAGGAGAGATTGGCATGAGACACAGCATATAACCTTggttatacaaataaaaaaaaatttgaaataccTAAGCCCCCCTCCCACTATTTCATCCATAGATAATATGTAGGAAAACAAGTATGTATGTACTGTTCTTGGGTATGTTCCTTTCCAACTCCTTTGTTGATAAATTACAAGAATgttaacaaaagataaataaaagccattttcAAATAGACTCTGAAAGGCCTGCATTTGGAGATAAACCAAATAACAGATTTGTCACGAAaagcaattttaatttattaccAGAAAATGGGATCTATATATGTGTCAATAACACGCTTATTAAAAAGTGAACACCAGAATTAGGCACTAGTCCATGTGGCTGTAGACATCTGGGTTCCCCTTCCCCTTTTTGATTGGAGGATCCCATGAGGAGATAATCACCAccatatcaaaaacaaaacaaaatcctgactTAACCTGCTTTTGTCTTTCTAATCTTTTTCaatataattcattatttttctgtctccccttGTGTACTAAATTCCCTAATATGCAGGCATTACACAGGTCAGGGTCTTTGCAATTGAGAAAAACTATTGCTGAAGTCATCAACAACTGTGGCTAATTTCCGAAATGTACTCTGCATCTTAAAACCCAGATTCCTTCAGACCCAAGGAAatccagaaaacaaactgatggttgccagagggaaggtgcgGAAGGGGGTGGACCAAAATGtgtggagaagaggggaagaTGCAGGCTTGCAGTTATGGAATGGATGTGTCACGGGAATAAAAGGCATACCTTAGTGACTGTGGTCAGTGCTACTATAGTAACGACATGTGGTAGTGACACTTGTGGTGAGCTCAGCAAAACATATAGACTTTTGGAATCGGTATGGTGTAtgctgaaactaatgtaacattgtatattatatatgctcCAAAAAACAAACGCAGAACCTTCCACTTTTGTGCACAAGCGACAATAATACTTCAAGTAAATACACCTCAATTTCTTGGCGAGGACTTGTTGAAAAGGAATGAGAACCAGAAAATAACAGGTCTGTGCCTCTCCTATGTGAAAGCTTGTTGAACCcactcttctctgagcctccatgtcTCCTCGCGTGCTAGTGGATGACCCTGGATGATGTCAGAGACCCTTCCATTTCACAAACCTCAACTATTCTTGTCTAAACTAAGGAAACACCTCAATGCACCAAAGCTGGTCTTGGCCAATGCCCCAGTTTTCAGTTAGTTACATCTACCTCTCAATCTAAACTTCTTAATTTCTCGCTGGTATAGGGGCTGGCCTGAGTAGAAATGGGACAGTTTTGTATTGTGTAAAGAACTGGACAGAACACATCAAAATATGCTATTTGCATAAGGACCAGTGATGATTAACAAAATGCACCCCAGGGAAGTCCATCTCTTTTACTAGGTGGCGTCCTAAGCTTAGGACCTTCTGCAGGATGGGAGACTTTCCATGTTGCACAGGTACAGAAAGCATCGATCTGTATGCTCACAAAGGGTTTTAAGATGAGGTTGAAAATACATtgtagaaatacatttaaaggaATGCAAAGCAATATCCATGATCCAGTATGAAAGTTCTGCTTCCTGGAATACATCTTCAATATGGTACTAAGAGTTAATTAGAATAACTTCCATAAGTACAGTGTCAATTGCATATGACATTGCATTATATTATTTGAGAAGCTTGTTTGTATATATAAAGTGGTAAAATATAACATAGCACTTGTGAATTTGGGCATGGATTTATTCCTTTATTGCAATCAGTATCTCCAAAAACAAAATGTCATGCTTAggacgtccctctctctctctctttctgtgagGTGTCTCAGTCAAGAATCTATTTCCTAAAGCAACACACAACTGTCCAACCGTTCAATCCTTACAGAGTGCCCTGTTAAAGGTACTAATGCGTCCAATATGGCTGGTATCATGAAGTGCAGAATGTTCTGGAATACCAGGCTAAGTTGAAGAGTGTCAAATTAAAAAGGGACCTGGAAGTCGTGTGATTCATTCCCCTTTACATattcagataaagaaaataagaaaaagagtgtCACTGAGAGGCCTTCTCTCTTTAAGTcttgcaatattttttaatgtctatttatttttgccagaGAGGGGGCAAGTTGTggatagggagagagagcttATGGCACAGAGGATCGAGGCTCAAActggaacagtgagatcatgaccttagctgaagtgggacgttccactgactgagccacccaggccccccaaatcTTGCACCTTTCGATGACAGCACACCACCTCCCTCCATCTGTTGAATTTGTGTACATGAGGATTCTGTACATGGAAAGATCCAGGCAAGGGTTTGAACACCAGACACTTCATTTCCTTTCAGACAGTCTGTGCCAGCACCACACTTTCCTCATGGCATTCTTCATGTCTGTGTTCCTCAGTGTGTAGATGAGAGGGTTGAACATGGGAGCAATCATGGTGTAAAATAGGGCAAACACTTTGTCGTTACTGACAGAACCAGCTGTGGGGACNNNNNNNNNNNNNNNNNNNNNNNNNNNNNNNNNNNNNNNNNNNNNNNNNNNNNNNNNNNNNNNNNNNNNNNNNNNNNNNNNNNNNNNNNNNNNNNNNNNNTAATGATTGCGATAACCAACAGGCTAGTGTCCATGCAGGCCAGCTTCAGCAAGGGGAAAACATCACAGAAATAGTGGTCTATCTGATTGGGGCCACAGAAGGGAAGTTCCACCACAATCAATACTTGGGAGATTGAATGGATAAATGCTCCCATAATCGAGGCCATCACAAGGCTATAGCACACCTGTCTGCTCATGATGACCATGTAGTGAAGGGGTCTGCAGATGGCTGCATaacggtcataggccatggccACCAAGATGAAGATCTCGGTGGCACCAAAGAAGTGGGCATAAAACATCTGGGCCACGCAACTATTGTAAGAGATAGTCTTCCTCTGAGCCAATAGATCTGTGATCAGTTTGGGGGCCACTGTAGAGGTGAAGCAGACATCCATGAAAGACAGGTAGTTCaggaaaaagtacatggactGTTCACCGAGTCGGCTGTCCCTGATGGTAAGGAGAATGAGCAGGTTTCCAAACAGAATTGCAATGTAGCAAAGTGAGAACAGGACAAAGCAGGCAATCTTTGCATCCTCATCACTAAAAAGTCCCAGGAGGATAAATTCTGTGATATTTTCATGTCCCATTGCTTCTGTGGGTTTTATCGTTTAGAGGGGAAAATTACCATATTGAAGCatctaccatttaaaaattattgatttactttaaaagtaaTCTATGtcttgtacatacatacacacacacatatatatacatatgtatatatatatatatatatataatttattattatatggtTACTCCAATTAGTGCTATGAGtcaagcaatgagaaaaatacatacaatCTCTACCCACAAGTATATAGAGTTCATTAGAGTAGACATTTACTAACAATAAAAGCACGGATGAATTATTGAAATTATAATTCCCAAAGTCTCACTCTTACTGTGAGCAATAAGATGAGTGATTAGAAGATGAAATCTTTTTAAGTCAAATTTAGTGATGCAGTTTTCGTATTATATTTTAAGAGTGATTTTTGAATCTTCGGTATATAGAAAATAACACTGAGGTTATCTGTCCTTCAAGGGTGGTCTTATCTTTCTCAGCCCTTCCCAGTAACTAACTCTGCTAAATCCTGAAAGTTTAGTAACATTTAGTCATCAGTGAGCTCGTATTTTCAAGTATTAGACCTCTAGGGGACATTTTCAGAAAGTGCTTTTAGAACCTTTTCTTGAACTGTTgtgaaaacagaaggaaggaaagagcaacAATCAGATCTTTGGGGAAAGCATTGCTTCATTGTTGGGGGCTCTAGTATATTTCTGGTTTACTGGAACTGACCTCATTTCCCAGTTTA is part of the Suricata suricatta isolate VVHF042 chromosome 11, meerkat_22Aug2017_6uvM2_HiC, whole genome shotgun sequence genome and encodes:
- the LOC115306345 gene encoding LOW QUALITY PROTEIN: olfactory receptor 4P4-like (The sequence of the model RefSeq protein was modified relative to this genomic sequence to represent the inferred CDS: inserted 1 base in 1 codon), which codes for MGHENITEFILLGLFSDEDAKIACFVLFSLCYIAILFGNLLILLTIRDSRLGEQSMYFFLNYLSFMDVCFTSTVAPKLITDLLAQRKTISYNSCVAQMFYAHFFGATEIFILVAMAYDRYAAICRPLHYMVIMSRQVCYSLVMASIMGAFIHSISQVLIVVELPFCGPNQIDHYFCDVFPLLKLACMDTSLLVIAIIXXXXXXXXXXXXXXXXXXXXXXXXXXXXXXXXXXVPTAGSVSNDKVFALFYTMIAPMFNPLIYTLRNTDMKNAMRKVWCWHRLSERK
- the LOC115272452 gene encoding LOW QUALITY PROTEIN: olfactory receptor 4S2-like (The sequence of the model RefSeq protein was modified relative to this genomic sequence to represent the inferred CDS: inserted 1 base in 1 codon), yielding METTSIKKVNNVTEFTFWGLSQNLEVEEVFFVVFSFFYMVILLGTLLIMLTVYTGKPFKSPMYFFLSYLSFLDICYSSVTAPKMIVDLLAKSKTISYMGCMLQLFGTHFFGCTEIFILIIMAYDRYVAICXPLHYTTIMDWDRCNKMLLGTWIGGFLHSIVQVALIVQLPFCGPNEIDHYFCDVHPVLKLACTDTYVVGVVVTANSDTIALGSFIILIVSYTIILMSLRKHSAESRHKALSISGSHIAVVIIFFAPCTFMYMCPDTTFSEDKMVAVFGAPITPMLNPLIYTLRNAEVKNAMKRLWGRNIFSEANGK